A window of the Halobacterium hubeiense genome harbors these coding sequences:
- a CDS encoding response regulator, whose amino-acid sequence MIEHRDGDPVDILLVEDNPGDVRLTREAFAEAHINNDLHDVNDGEAALDFLHQRGDHADAPRPDLILLDLNLPKVDGLDVLEAVKSDDDLRTIPVVVLTSSEAEEDVARSYEQHTNAYLTKPIDPNEFVDVIRSFERFWLTLVELPPTPE is encoded by the coding sequence ATGATTGAGCACCGCGACGGCGACCCCGTCGACATCCTGCTCGTCGAAGACAACCCCGGGGACGTGCGCCTCACCCGGGAGGCCTTCGCGGAAGCGCACATCAACAACGACCTCCACGACGTCAACGACGGCGAAGCCGCCCTCGACTTCCTCCACCAGCGCGGCGACCACGCCGACGCCCCGCGCCCCGACCTGATATTGCTCGACCTGAACCTCCCGAAAGTCGACGGCCTCGACGTCCTCGAAGCGGTGAAGTCCGACGACGACCTGCGGACGATTCCGGTCGTCGTCCTCACCAGCTCCGAGGCCGAGGAGGACGTCGCGCGAAGCTACGAACAGCACACGAACGCGTACCTCACGAAGCCCATCGACCCCAACGAGTTCGTGGACGTGATTCGGTCCTTCGAGCGGTTCTGGTTGACGCTCGTGGAACTGCCGCCGACCCCGGAGTGA
- a CDS encoding bacterio-opsin activator domain-containing protein gives MSEDARPRILLVEDNPGDARYIRELLDDAVSLEARSFDGDALVDRTRGAQADPVVHESRLDDALDYLDDAGADVVLLDLGLPDSTGLETLTTLLDHHAAVPVVVLTGLTDREVGMEALRRGAEEFLVKDEINPELLVRSIHHAIERRAHRREQKRYETLIEESTDVNAIVDPDGTVQYVTPSAEYVLGYDPDELAGENAFEYVHPDDQVAVREEFDRLAGDPDYRATVDFRLRCADGSWVFLDARGRNLRDEPAIDGFVVYTRDVTEQREYERRLEAQRERLAALNQLNDVVNGVAGAVVDQSTREEIERIACERLAASPSYEFAWVGEPDPETQEVNVRASAGTDGYLDDVSLSVAPGDPASEGPTGRALRTGEMQTVLDVDDDSDYERWRDLADEYGFRSSAAIPIRHEDTTYGVLNVYADRSDAFREQERTVVEHLGHLVGHAIAAAERKQALMSDAVVELEFRVREIADAVGADTVPETPIALERTVSVDDGEFLVYGTVDEDGVDDLRRFTETVSFWKSFDVVGEDVDGVRFELRLSDPPLMSEVASLGGSVRRVVLGEDLRLTAQFPQDTDVREVVSAIRDAYDSAEAVARRQVTERDQRADHLADVWSDALTERQRTVVETAYYAGFFEWPRATSGEDVAESLDISGPTFSQHLRAAENKIFARLVGDDAAD, from the coding sequence ATGAGCGAGGACGCCCGCCCGAGAATCCTGCTGGTCGAGGACAACCCCGGAGACGCCCGCTACATCCGCGAGCTGCTCGACGACGCCGTCTCGCTGGAAGCCCGGTCGTTCGACGGCGACGCGCTCGTGGACCGGACCCGCGGAGCGCAAGCGGACCCGGTCGTCCACGAGTCGCGCCTCGACGACGCCCTCGACTACCTCGACGACGCCGGAGCCGACGTCGTCCTCCTCGACCTCGGGCTCCCCGACAGCACGGGGCTGGAGACGCTCACGACGCTGCTGGACCACCACGCCGCGGTCCCGGTCGTCGTCCTGACCGGGCTCACCGACCGCGAGGTCGGGATGGAGGCGCTGCGCCGGGGTGCCGAGGAGTTCCTCGTGAAAGACGAGATCAACCCCGAGTTGCTCGTGCGCTCGATTCACCACGCCATCGAGCGGCGCGCGCACCGCCGCGAGCAGAAGCGCTACGAGACGCTCATCGAGGAGTCCACGGACGTCAACGCCATCGTCGACCCCGACGGCACCGTCCAGTACGTCACGCCCTCCGCCGAGTACGTGCTCGGGTACGACCCCGACGAGCTGGCCGGCGAGAACGCCTTCGAGTACGTCCATCCCGACGACCAAGTCGCGGTCCGCGAGGAGTTCGACCGGCTCGCGGGCGACCCCGACTACCGCGCGACGGTGGACTTCCGGCTCCGGTGTGCGGACGGCTCGTGGGTGTTCCTCGACGCGCGCGGCCGGAACCTCCGCGACGAACCCGCGATAGACGGGTTCGTCGTCTACACCCGCGACGTCACCGAGCAACGCGAGTACGAGCGCCGGCTGGAAGCCCAGCGCGAGCGCCTCGCCGCGCTGAACCAACTGAACGATGTCGTCAACGGGGTCGCGGGCGCGGTCGTCGACCAGTCCACGCGGGAGGAGATCGAGCGCATCGCCTGCGAGCGCCTCGCGGCGTCGCCGTCCTACGAGTTCGCGTGGGTCGGCGAGCCCGACCCCGAAACCCAGGAAGTGAACGTGCGCGCCAGCGCCGGCACGGACGGCTACCTCGACGACGTGTCGCTGTCCGTGGCGCCCGGCGACCCGGCCAGCGAGGGGCCGACCGGGCGCGCGCTCCGCACCGGCGAGATGCAGACCGTCCTCGACGTCGACGACGACAGCGACTACGAGCGGTGGCGCGACCTCGCCGACGAGTACGGCTTCCGGTCGTCGGCCGCCATCCCGATTCGCCACGAGGACACCACCTACGGCGTGCTGAACGTCTACGCCGACCGCTCGGACGCGTTCCGCGAGCAGGAGCGCACCGTCGTCGAGCACCTCGGGCACCTCGTCGGGCACGCCATCGCGGCCGCCGAGCGCAAGCAGGCGCTGATGAGCGACGCGGTCGTGGAACTGGAGTTCCGGGTCCGCGAAATCGCGGACGCAGTCGGTGCCGACACCGTCCCGGAGACGCCGATAGCGCTGGAGCGGACGGTCTCCGTCGACGACGGCGAGTTCCTCGTCTACGGCACCGTCGACGAGGACGGCGTCGACGACCTCCGGCGGTTCACGGAGACTGTGTCGTTCTGGAAGTCGTTTGACGTCGTCGGGGAGGACGTCGACGGCGTGCGGTTCGAACTCCGGCTGTCGGACCCGCCGCTGATGTCGGAGGTGGCGTCGCTGGGCGGGTCGGTCCGGCGGGTCGTCCTCGGCGAGGACCTCCGCTTGACCGCGCAGTTCCCGCAGGACACCGACGTCCGGGAGGTCGTGAGCGCGATTCGGGACGCGTACGACTCCGCGGAGGCGGTGGCGCGCCGGCAGGTCACCGAGCGCGACCAGCGCGCCGACCACCTCGCGGACGTCTGGTCGGACGCGCTCACCGAGCGCCAGCGCACCGTCGTCGAGACGGCGTACTACGCGGGCTTCTTCGAGTGGCCGCGCGCGACCAGCGGCGAGGACGTCGCCGAGTCGCTGGACATCTCCGGGCCGACGTTCTCACAGCACCTGCGCGCCGCCGAGAACAAGATTTTCGCGCGCCTCGTCGGCGACGACGCCGCGGATTAG
- a CDS encoding DUF5784 family protein → MAKPLRFRRSTESWSADRVRDLLYRDLDDNLGASSSTPWFKPPEGYDARRFDVDNGDTALFCWNRDGGWWLGNTETPEALWRTDKQSFAEAPEDVSEWAQREFLAELHEQSPWLADYPTLSWFFLPVFMSKDGRETTRAFFSEHAAGFPDADPADALAFYEEFLDIGVLDDERHVMAGKLGTSEFLDLARASAAMSEFHAAWLLHEAGYEITPEIEVTTGHSLDFRADREGEHGVLVEVTRPVPTNDRAADTPIRAVKETAETKTSGQLEAHGGGAVLFVDCSSFPDDEWRRVRGERPDVGHRPAVVFRVRPDGSVDGYAKGSVPLSLPQF, encoded by the coding sequence GTGGCGAAACCGCTGCGGTTCCGGCGCTCGACCGAGTCGTGGAGTGCCGACCGCGTCCGCGACCTGCTCTACCGGGACCTCGACGACAACCTCGGCGCGAGTAGCTCGACGCCGTGGTTCAAACCCCCCGAGGGGTACGACGCGCGGCGCTTCGACGTGGACAACGGCGACACCGCGCTGTTCTGCTGGAACCGCGACGGCGGCTGGTGGCTCGGCAACACCGAGACGCCGGAAGCGCTGTGGCGCACGGACAAGCAGTCGTTCGCCGAAGCCCCCGAGGACGTCTCCGAGTGGGCGCAACGCGAGTTCCTGGCGGAACTGCACGAGCAGTCGCCGTGGCTCGCGGACTACCCCACGCTGTCGTGGTTCTTCCTGCCCGTGTTCATGTCGAAGGACGGCCGCGAGACGACGCGCGCGTTCTTCAGCGAGCACGCCGCGGGCTTCCCGGACGCCGACCCCGCGGACGCGCTGGCGTTCTACGAGGAGTTCCTCGACATTGGCGTCCTCGACGACGAGCGACACGTGATGGCCGGGAAACTCGGCACCTCCGAGTTCCTCGACTTGGCGCGCGCGAGCGCCGCAATGAGCGAGTTCCACGCCGCGTGGCTGCTCCACGAGGCCGGCTACGAGATTACGCCCGAAATCGAGGTGACGACGGGTCACTCGCTGGACTTCCGCGCGGACCGCGAGGGCGAACACGGCGTGCTCGTGGAGGTGACGCGGCCGGTGCCGACGAACGACCGCGCCGCCGACACCCCGATTCGCGCCGTCAAGGAGACCGCGGAGACGAAGACCAGCGGCCAGCTGGAAGCCCACGGCGGCGGCGCCGTCCTGTTCGTGGACTGCTCGTCGTTCCCCGACGACGAGTGGCGCCGCGTCCGCGGCGAACGGCCCGACGTCGGCCACCGGCCCGCGGTCGTCTTCCGCGTGCGGCCGGACGGCTCCGTGGACGGCTACGCGAAGGGGTCGGTGCCGCTCTCGCTTCCGCAGTTCTAA
- a CDS encoding DUF2249 domain-containing protein produces the protein MAAKTLDLREVPPPERHPKIHDAFEELDSGEALELVNDHEPKPLFYEMQAEVDSFDADAYEVEQRGPSEFVAKLPKA, from the coding sequence ATGGCAGCCAAAACACTCGACCTGCGCGAGGTACCGCCGCCCGAGCGCCACCCCAAGATACACGACGCCTTCGAGGAGTTAGACAGCGGCGAGGCGCTGGAACTCGTCAACGACCACGAGCCCAAGCCGCTGTTCTACGAGATGCAGGCGGAAGTCGACTCCTTCGACGCGGACGCCTACGAGGTCGAACAGCGCGGCCCCAGCGAGTTCGTCGCGAAACTCCCGAAGGCCTGA
- a CDS encoding GNAT family N-acetyltransferase, giving the protein MEVTPATGDDVAAVTELWVALASEQRAHGSHLRAAENREQARDLVAQYVHTGDCAVVRRGGQPVGFVMFHVETGFFETDATRGVVDNLYVVADARGEGVGSALLDYAERQLRDAGADVLAVEALWDNEAARRLYERRGYAPHRVTMEKAAGDERDDAD; this is encoded by the coding sequence ATGGAGGTGACGCCGGCGACCGGGGACGACGTCGCGGCGGTCACGGAGCTGTGGGTCGCGCTCGCCAGCGAGCAGCGCGCGCACGGCTCGCACCTGCGCGCCGCGGAGAACCGCGAGCAGGCCCGCGACCTCGTCGCGCAGTACGTCCACACCGGCGACTGCGCGGTCGTCCGGCGCGGCGGCCAGCCGGTCGGGTTCGTGATGTTCCACGTCGAGACGGGATTCTTCGAGACGGACGCCACGCGCGGCGTCGTGGACAACCTCTACGTGGTGGCGGACGCCCGCGGCGAGGGCGTCGGCTCGGCGCTGCTGGACTACGCCGAGCGGCAGCTTCGCGACGCGGGCGCGGACGTGCTCGCCGTCGAGGCGCTGTGGGACAACGAGGCCGCGCGCCGCCTCTACGAGCGCCGCGGCTACGCCCCGCACCGCGTCACGATGGAGAAAGCAGCCGGCGACGAGCGCGACGACGCCGACTGA